ccTTTCCCGGTTCGCCCGCTCGGTGCCCCCCGGTCCCGCTCGGTCCCGTGCAAAACTTTACGCGAAGTCGCCGAGCGTGGGACGCTCCCGCGGCCCGGAGTCCCCCCGACTGCCGGTGTCCCCGGTGCCCCGCGGAGCTCCCCGGTGGGACCCACCTtcggcggcggcgggggagcAGAGGgcggccagcagcagcagcagccgcccgGCGCCGAGGCAGCCCCCGGCCGCGATCATGGTGCTCAGCGCGGGCCGCGGCCCAtggccccgccgccgctccgggaAAGTTTGcggagccggagccgccgcctcccgccgctcccgggcTCCGCCTCGCGATCCCGATCCCGGTCCCGGCCCCGGGCGAGGGCGCGCCGCTcgctcccgccgcccccgcgcgCTCCCGCCGGCCCGGACCAGgacagaccccccccccccctcctgTCCAGCCTCCCGGACCACCGGGAACGTCCCGCCCCGGACTCACCCCTTCTCTCCTCCCGTCCTCCGGAGCACCGGGAATCACCGCCGTCCATCCCCCGGGAGCACCGGGAACCCCCCGTTCCCCCTTCCCACCTCCCGGACCAGcgggtgccccctccccactaCCAGGGGACCCCCAGGCTCCGATCCCACTTTCCACCCCCCCGGAGCAGCAGGAACCCCGAACCCCGTACCCCACCCCGGTCCATCCCCCCCATCCCGGCGTGCCCCGTTCCCCGGGGGGGTCCCCAGCCCCGGGGTCCTGCTCCCGGGGGGCGGGGGTCGCCTGAATCAgggaggggggggggaaggaCACGACCTCCATCCATGTCCCCTCTCCCGGGGCTGTGACTGTCACCCATGTCGGGGAGGGGGACAGAAATACCACtcgtgggtttggggggtcagtcccagggatggggggacagaGCTGGCACCCCGGAATGGGGCAGGGGGTTGGGGACtgtcctgggggacagggacagtccaGCAGCATCTCACGGGCTGACCAGGAGCTGGCACCTGTCCCGAACCTGTTCCACCTtcacctgctgccctgggcatgCAGAGGGAATTGGGATGGGGGGGTCCTCCACAGGTGGGGACCCCCTCACAAGAGGGGTCCCCATCCGAACCCCCCGGccgggcagagccaggagcagctgggatagGGACCAGGATGTGACAGGGCAGGTTCTGCCCCCCTGTACCCTTGGTCACCCCAGTCTGTGCTTCCACATGTGCCACCGAGGCTGCCCCAAAGAGGGGACTCCCGGTGTTGGGGTCCCGCCTGCCATGGGGACAGAATCCAGCACATCACTGTCACCTCAAGCCAGGCCGCTGCCGGGGGTCCTGCATAGCCGGGACCACCCAGCTCCTCAGGCCGCGCTGCCTCCGGACCCTGAACTGTCCTCGAGCCTCGCAGGACACCGGAGGGTCCCCGCAGGACACTGGAGGGTCCCCTCAATCCCCAGGAGTGCCGGGCCCCATGAGGGGATATATCCCATGAGCCTCTTCAAGGCGCACACGGGGGGATATATCCCATGATCCTCCCGCTCAGGGGGACTATATCCCATCACCTCCCGCGGCCGGCGGGGGGGGGGCGGTATATCCCATAgtgccccgcgccgcccccaTCTCCGGGGCGGGCCGGaagcggccgggccgggcggcaATGGCGGCGCGGGCcgcgctgctgctgcttctcatggcggcggcggcgccgggcccggcccagGGCTCGCAGGGGGACCGGGAACCGCTGTACCGGGAGTGCCTGAGCCGCTGCGAGCGGCAGAACTGCTCCGGGGCGGCGCTGCGGCACTTCCGCGCCCGGCAGCCGCTCTACATGGGCCTGACAGGTACCGCCCCTCCGCGCCCATTGGCTGACGGACCCGAGGCCACGCCCACTATGGGCAGGGCGCTGCTCTCGGGGCCACGCCTCACTTGAAGCCACGCCCCCGAGTTGggggactgggaaggactgggacTGGACTGGGGCTGAACTGGGAAGCCCTGGGTGatgctgggggacactggggctgtgttAAGGGTCACTTGGCCTGTACTGGTTGTCActggggtgtgctggtggctactgggctggttttggtctatactgggaggtgctgggctATGAAGTGGAGTCACTGGGCCATACTGGGGATGTCACTGGGCCATACTGGGGATGTCACTGGGCCatactggggacactgggccaTACTGTGAGGACACTGGACTTTGCCAGGACCGCTGTCGGGCCATCCCTGAACTATCTGGAGGGACCATACTGGGAGCTACTGGTCACCATGAGGATGGCTGGGTGTGCTTCCAGATTGCTCAGTgaggctgggggtgccagggggtgaAGCCCACcggctccccctgccctgggctgggctggggctctcCCGTGGTGGATACTGGGAGGCGCTGGTGCAGACTGGGAGGTGCTGGTGTGTGCCCCGCAGGCTGGACGTGCCGGGATGAGTGCCAGTACGAGTGCATGTGGCAGACGGTGCGGCTGTACCAGCAGGGCGGGCACCGCGTGCCCCAGTTCCACGGCAAGGTCAGCGCGGCtcccggcggggctggggggcacacCGGGATCCCCCCGTGCCCGCTGACCCCCCGGGCCCCTCCCAGTGGCCCTTCTCCCGGTTCCTGTTTGTCCAGGAGCCGGCCTCAGCCTTGGCCTCCTTCCTCAACGGCCTGGCCAGCCTGGTGATGCTGCTGCGCTACCGGGCGGCCGTGCCCCCCGCCGCCCCCACCTACCCCACCTGCGTCGCCTTCGCCTGGGTGAGCCCTGCTGCCATCTGCCCAGCCTTTGCCCTCCCTTTTCCCATcgtttccctcccttttcccattgtttccctcccctttcccacccctttcccttccttttctctttttcccctcccttttccccctcccttttttccccctcccttttcccatcatttctctcttctttcccatccttttctctttccccctcccttttccccctcccttttccccctcccttttccccctcccttttccccctcccttttccccctccctttttcccctcccctttttcctcccttttcccatcatttccctcctctctccctcccttttcccatccttttccctcctttttccctctcctttccccctcttttccttcttttttgtcactttccccctcctttctcttccttttcccctttccttttcccttcccctttcttttccttctccctctcccacccttcccttttcctccttccccttcccatttCCACTctcttccccttttctccctttcccttcgcttttcctccctccccttcccttcccccccattttccccctctcccccctcctCATCCCCCAAATGAGGGGGGCCTGACCCGAGGGGGACCctgattttcctggaaaatcccaaatttccccttttccaggtCTCCTTAAATGCCTGGTTCTGGTCCACCGTGTTCCACACGAGGGACACGGCGCTGACAGAGGTgaggcagtgccacccccagagtgtccccagcccccagagTGCCaccccctgagtgtccccaagtCCCCAGGGGTGctccagaccccccccccccccaatttcccACCCTGCCAGCACGGCTCagccatcccaaatcccacagaaacTGGATTATTTCTGTGCTTCAGCCGTCATCCTGCACTCCGTGTACCTGTGCTGGGTcaggtgggcactgggacagactggggggcactgggacagactgggggcactgggacagactggggggcactggggctgaactgggggcactggggctgaactggggggcactgggacaaactgggggGCGCTGGGGCTGAACTGGGACCATTGGGGCTgaactggggggcactggggcaaactggggggcactggggacagactggggggcactgggacaaactgggggGCGCTGGGGACAGACTGGGGGGCGCTGGGGACTGactgggggggaatggggatggactagggggcactggggctggctACAGCTAGACTGGGGAGTgtactgggaggcactgggctgtactgggaggcactgggtcATGCTGGGAAGGGTCACTGGACCTTGCCACTTCTATACTGGCAGccactgggctgtactgggggctactgggctgtactggggaAGGTGCTGGCCTCTCTTGGGCCAGCTTGGGCGTCACTGGAGCACACGGGAGGACCCTGGGCCGTACTGGGAGGACCCTGGGCCGTACTGGGAGGACCCTGACCTGTACTGGGAGGACCCTGACCTGTACTGGGAGGACCCTGACCGTACTGGGAGGACCCTGGGCCACACTGGGAGGACCCTGGGCCACACTGGGAGGACCCTGGGCCGTACTGGGAGGAccctgggctgtactgggaggaCCCTAAGCCACACTGGGAGGAccctgggctgtactgggaggaCCCTGGGCCGTACTGGGAGGACCCTGACCATGCCCCTTCTCCACAGGACGCTGGGGCTGCAGCGCCCGGCCTTAATCAGCATCTTCAGGgccttcctcctgctcttcctcgCTGGCCACATCTCCTACCTGAGCCTCGTGCGCTTCGACTACGGCTACAACCTGGTGGCCAACgctgctgctggtgggctggggggcactgggatggactgggagggactggggggcactggggccATGTCAGGGGTCAGTCTGTGccctccccaccctgtccctgagcccccaatttcccaggaatgctgaGCAGGGGTTGGGTATCCCCACGTTCCTGAGCTCCCCATTTTCATGGAGTTTTGCCCAGGGGTTGGCACTCTCCTGTCCCTGATCCCTCCCCTGTTTTCCCAGGAATCCTGACTGGGGTTTTGTCCCTGTGTTCTCCTGTTTCCCCAGGAATACTGACCACACTTTGGGCACCCCCTGTGCCTGTGTTCCTCTGTTTCCCCGGGAATTCTGACAGGCTTTGGGCACCCCCTGTCCCTGATCCTCCCTGTTTCCCTAGGAATTCTGACTGGGGTTTGGCCACCCCCTGTCCCTGATGCCCACAGTTTTCCCCAGGGATTCTGACAGAGTTTGAGCACCCCCCCATCCCTGTGTTCTCCTGTCTCTCCAGCAGTGCTGACCACACTTTGAGCACTTCCCTGCCCCCGATCCCCCCTCCCTGTTCCCCCAGCAGTTCCCCCCGTGCTTTGGCCGCCCCCCAGCCCTCCGTGCCGCTgttctctcttttcccaggcATGCTGACGGTGGCGTGGTGGCTGCGCTGGTGCCTGCGGCAGGGCCGGCGCCTCCCGCACGTGTGGAAATGCGCGGCcgcggtgctgctgctgcaggcgcTGGCGCTGCTCGAGCTGCTCGACTTCCCccccctgctctgggtgctggacGCCCACGCGCTCTGGCACATCGGGACCATCCCCCTCAACGTGCTCTTCTACAGGTCTGTGactccccccctccccatttaAAATTGGGGTGAGGGGCTCCATGTGTTCCCCAGGGAGGTGCAGGGGTGCAGAGCTTCCCcccgggggtttggggggctctgctggggtttggggtccatCCCCCTCAACGTGCTCTTCTACAGGTCAGTGACCCCCCCATCCcatctaaaataaaattgaaataagAATGAGGGACTCCCCGTGTTCCCCAGGGAGGTCTGGGGGTGCAGAACTTCCCcccgggggtttggggggctgtgctggggtctggggggtgtTTGGGACTCTGTTGGGGGATCCCTCTTGGAAATGGGGGACTCAGGGCCCACTGTGGTCTGTGGGGTTCTCAGCCTCACCCTCTTGGAattggggggctcagggctgtgggaattggggtgctcagggctctggggttCTCAGTGTCCCCCTCTTGGAATTGgggggctgagggctgtgggaattggggtgctcagggctgtAGGGTTCTCAGTGTCCCTCTCTTGGAACtggagggctcagggctgtgggaattggggggctgagggctgtggggtTCTCAGTGTCCCCCTCCTGGAACTGgggggctgagggctgtggggtTCTCAGTGTTCCCCTCTTAATTGGAGTGCTCAGGGTTCTCAGTGTCCCCCTCTTGGAGCTGGGGTGCTCAGGGCCCCCACAGTTTTCCACGGAGTGCTGGGAGTCCCACCTTGAAGCAGAGGTGTTGGGGACCCCACTGTGGCTGCTGTGAGCCCCTCTGTTGAAATCGGGGTGCTCAGCACCCCCCCCAGTTTCCCATGGGGTGTTCTTGGTCCCTGTGGCATGCACagacccccacccccacctTGAAATCGGGGTGCTGGAGGGACCCCGGGGTTGCTGTGCTCAGTGTTGGGGTTCAAGGTTCCCCTAAACCCCCCCCTTGTTCCCCCAGTTTCCTGATGGACGACAGCCTCTACCTCCTGAAGGCCAACTCCGACCTCTTCAAAGTGGACTAGAGCTGCTGGGGGGGGTGGGCAGAGCCCCTCGTGccccccccagggctgtgccctgccctgtgccaagCAACCTCCCAGCCCCCCCTGGCCACAGCCTCCTGCCCCCCCCGGTTGCCTTCTGAGGTTTGTTTTactcccccagacccccgtgCCCCCCATCTCCCCGGGGGGGGGTGGGACCCCACCcccactgctgggcacagaggggtccaggacagctgagcccccccaaaccctccccgtGCTGAGCTGGGGACCCCCCATGAGGTGACAGTGGCTGCTGGGGGACACATGGatgatttggggggggtcctgtGTGCATGggggggctctggcaggggtggggggtGTTGTGTGGGTGCCTTGGGGCTGGGtgtgccccctcccagcccagaggggctgtgccccccccatttccccctccctgGGTGTGTTGTGGGATGTGAATAAAGCTGAGTTTAATCTGTGAATCTGTGGCTTCTTGTCCCCTctccgtgtcccctccctgccccaaggccaccctgtgccccccagcccccatgTCTGTCCCCCACTCACAGTGTACCCCATTCCCTTTTGCTTCCACCCCTTGccccccatttcccaccctgCTTTCACTCTGTCCCACCCCTcatgccccaaaattccctccagGTGTCCCAAACTCCCTCAGTGTTCCCCAGTCCCCTCAGCACACCCCACCTTGCACCCCTCACCCACCCCAtacctgccctgccctgcaccccctTTCCCACCCTGTTCTTGCTCTCTGCGCCCCATTtatgccccaaatccccctatggAGACCCCCAACCCCCATCCCATCCTCCCCCTGACCTGCACCCCATTTCCCACCCTGCTCTCACCCCATTCCCCCTCTgtctgccccatttccccccaaccAGGGGTCCCTGACACCCCCAGATCTCcatgtgccccctccccacaccctAGCACCTCCATCCTCTGCCACAACCCCAGCCCTTATTGTCACCATCCTCTGCCCTTTATTGTCACCATCCTGTGCCACAACCTCAGCCTTTATTGTCACCATCCAGCACCTCCAGTGCGGAGGGATGGAGCTGACTCCATCCCTCCTCACCCTCGGGGCTGCCGGGCAGGGTGGCATTTCCCGGCCATTTCCCGGCCATTTCCCGGGAATTCCCCTCATGTTTCCAGCGGTTTTTGCGCGTGGGCGAAGAACACCCCGTCCACATCATCCACGCCGGTGCGGAGCGCGGGGGGCATCGCGTAACTGCGCAGCTCCCGCAGCGCGAACCCCGCGGCCGCCAGCGCCTCCCGCACGTCCGATTCCTGCAGCGGCACCACGGGCAGGCGAGCGGGACCCGCCAGGTAGAAGGACTCGCCCAGGGCCCCCAGCAGCACGGCGTGGCCCCCCGGGCGCAGCAGGGTCCCCACATGGGCCAGTGCCCGCTCGAAGGAGGCGCGGTCGGGGCTCACGGCCTCCAGGCAGAAGGCGGAGAGCAGCGCGTCGGCGCGGGGGCGCAGCGGGGCTCCCAGCGGCTCCGGACGGTGAACGTCGATGGGCAGGATCCGGCGGAGACGCTGGCGGAGACGGCGCTCCTTGTCCTGCCACGGCTCCCTGAGGAGCGGGAGAAACAGGGGAAAGGGGAGGTGGGGAGTGggatgggggctggggggtgtggggaggggatTGACCCGGAAAACGCGGGGATGGGGGCGTGGGATAAATCCAGACGGGCATGTGGGGATGAGGTCAATCCCACGGGGACGTGGGGATGGGATCAATCCAGTGTCcacagggatgtggggatggggTCAATCTAGATCAGACAGGGATGT
This genomic stretch from Haemorhous mexicanus isolate bHaeMex1 chromosome 28, bHaeMex1.pri, whole genome shotgun sequence harbors:
- the PGAP3 gene encoding post-GPI attachment to proteins factor 3, yielding MAARAALLLLLMAAAAPGPAQGSQGDREPLYRECLSRCERQNCSGAALRHFRARQPLYMGLTGWTCRDECQYECMWQTVRLYQQGGHRVPQFHGKWPFSRFLFVQEPASALASFLNGLASLVMLLRYRAAVPPAAPTYPTCVAFAWVSLNAWFWSTVFHTRDTALTEKLDYFCASAVILHSVYLCWVRTLGLQRPALISIFRAFLLLFLAGHISYLSLVRFDYGYNLVANAAAGMLTVAWWLRWCLRQGRRLPHVWKCAAAVLLLQALALLELLDFPPLLWVLDAHALWHIGTIPLNVLFYSFLMDDSLYLLKANSDLFKVD
- the PNMT gene encoding phenylethanolamine N-methyltransferase; its protein translation is MSSPGALREGYEHFDPRAYLRNNYLPPRADFSSEEFVVPWKLRCLAETFASGEIRGRTLIDVGSGPTIYQLLSACDHFEEIVATDYLAVNREELGRWARGEPGAFDWSPFIQHVCKIEGRGEPWQDKERRLRQRLRRILPIDVHRPEPLGAPLRPRADALLSAFCLEAVSPDRASFERALAHVGTLLRPGGHAVLLGALGESFYLAGPARLPVVPLQESDVREALAAAGFALRELRSYAMPPALRTGVDDVDGVFFAHAQKPLET